From the Caldicellulosiruptoraceae bacterium PP1 genome, one window contains:
- the rpsD gene encoding 30S ribosomal protein S4 has product MSKYLGPDCRLCRREGAKLFLKGDRCYTEKCSIVRRNYAPGMHGMEKKKLSEYGLQLREKQKVKRIYGILEKQFRRYFEMAERMKGIAGENLLSLLERRLDNVVFRLGFAASRGEARMLVSHAHFTVNGKKVNIPSYLVKPGDVIEVKETSKSSPRFAEIKEKHAKKTSPKWLEKDSENLIGRVIALPVRDDIDMPIQEHLIVELYSK; this is encoded by the coding sequence TTGTCTAAATATTTAGGACCTGATTGCAGACTTTGCAGAAGAGAAGGTGCAAAGCTATTTTTAAAAGGTGATAGATGTTATACAGAAAAATGTTCAATTGTTAGAAGAAACTATGCTCCAGGTATGCATGGTATGGAAAAGAAAAAATTATCAGAATATGGACTTCAGCTTAGAGAAAAACAAAAAGTTAAGAGAATATACGGCATTTTAGAAAAACAATTCAGAAGATATTTTGAAATGGCTGAAAGAATGAAAGGTATAGCAGGTGAAAACCTTCTTTCATTATTAGAAAGAAGGCTTGATAACGTAGTATTCAGACTTGGTTTTGCTGCTTCAAGAGGTGAAGCAAGGATGTTAGTATCACATGCTCATTTTACTGTAAATGGTAAAAAGGTTAATATACCATCTTATTTAGTAAAGCCAGGTGATGTAATTGAAGTAAAAGAAACAAGCAAATCAAGTCCAAGATTTGCTGAAATTAAAGAAAAACATGCAAAAAAAACATCACCAAAGTGGCTTGAAAAAGATTCTGAAAATTTAATAGGCAGGGTAATTGCATTACCAGTTAGAGATGATATAGATATGCCAATACAAGAACATCTAATTGTTGAGTTGTATTCTAAGTAA
- the rplQ gene encoding 50S ribosomal protein L17 translates to MAKQRKFGRDVDHREALMRNLATALFKHGRIMTTEAKAKDLRKVAEKLITTAKKGDLASYRRVLSYLYEEDVAYELFEKTAKRYSDRNGGYTRIIKAGPRKGDGAMMAYIELV, encoded by the coding sequence ATGGCAAAACAAAGAAAGTTCGGTAGAGATGTTGATCATAGAGAAGCTTTAATGAGAAACCTTGCAACAGCTCTCTTTAAACATGGTAGAATAATGACTACTGAAGCTAAAGCAAAGGACTTAAGAAAGGTTGCTGAAAAACTTATTACAACAGCAAAAAAAGGTGACTTAGCTTCTTATAGAAGAGTATTATCATACCTATATGAAGAAGATGTTGCATATGAACTTTTTGAAAAAACTGCAAAAAGATATAGTGATAGAAATGGTGGATATACAAGAATAATCAAAGCTGGCCCAAGAAAAGGCGATGGAGCTATGATGGCTTATATAGAACTTGTTTAA
- a CDS encoding GAF domain-containing protein, giving the protein MSDINGKELVNFMENINNILFSISDNNDKIKNLLNLAIDLTFSDGGTIYLIEEQANEKRLVITFTKNKSINFEFFVGHTIPINKISIAGFSALTGETIIINNINEIPQNHPYRQFSFFDKSLNYKTNNTIAIPLKDSNNNIIGVFQLVNKLSNQSEYNQTDIQASLLLSNLVAMIIEKVNLQKNYQNSILSLQKLFSSMFDWMRFTVNKISEAIIMTQGKFIEYSYPSSSKILNLCDGLYILDKQIQLSYVTFTPFVLCMLHFQSLDMIHIEEISKLFEKETRRHDIIIKEDKYFALVFYNATSDNIDTILRRYKKVVIEYINQKRLYQTEIKYGFIQFDPNKPNQTAESLFEDAKNKININFLP; this is encoded by the coding sequence ATGTCTGACATCAATGGTAAAGAATTGGTAAACTTTATGGAAAATATAAATAATATTTTATTTTCAATTTCTGATAACAATGATAAAATAAAAAATTTATTAAATTTAGCTATTGATTTGACTTTTTCTGATGGTGGTACTATTTACCTTATAGAAGAACAAGCAAATGAAAAACGACTAGTAATTACCTTCACAAAAAATAAATCAATAAATTTTGAGTTCTTTGTAGGCCACACTATTCCAATTAATAAAATTAGTATTGCCGGTTTTTCTGCGTTAACAGGTGAAACAATTATTATCAACAATATAAATGAAATACCTCAAAATCATCCATATAGACAGTTTTCTTTCTTTGATAAAAGTCTTAACTATAAAACAAATAACACAATTGCAATTCCCTTGAAAGATTCAAACAACAACATTATTGGTGTTTTTCAGTTAGTTAATAAACTAAGTAATCAAAGTGAATATAATCAAACTGATATTCAAGCATCGTTATTACTATCAAACTTAGTAGCAATGATTATAGAAAAAGTCAACCTTCAAAAGAACTATCAAAATAGTATATTAAGTCTTCAAAAATTATTTTCAAGTATGTTTGATTGGATGAGATTTACAGTAAATAAAATTAGCGAAGCAATAATTATGACTCAGGGGAAATTTATTGAATATTCATATCCTTCATCATCAAAGATTCTTAATTTATGTGATGGCTTGTATATTTTAGATAAACAAATACAGTTGTCATATGTAACCTTTACACCATTTGTTTTGTGTATGCTGCATTTTCAATCTTTGGATATGATTCATATTGAAGAAATATCTAAATTATTTGAGAAAGAAACTCGCAGACACGATATAATAATTAAAGAAGATAAATATTTTGCTCTTGTATTTTATAATGCAACATCAGACAATATTGATACAATATTAAGAAGATATAAAAAGGTTGTTATAGAATATATTAACCAAAAAAGATTATACCAAACTGAAATTAAATATGGATTTATTCAGTTTGACCCAAATAAGCCAAACCAAACAGCTGAAAGCTTATTTGAAGATGCTAAAAATAAAATAAACATTAATTTCTTGCCATAA
- a CDS encoding 4Fe-4S binding protein, with product MPKVLRADNINKCLGCFTCMLVCASVNHESHNLTKSSIKIKTRGGLQSKFAATICVACKEPACAEACPTKALEKRPGGGVKLIRERCIACEKCVSACIVGSIHMDNDQHIPIICKHCGACVRMCPHECLSMEEVKE from the coding sequence ATGCCAAAAGTATTAAGAGCTGACAATATAAATAAATGTTTAGGTTGCTTTACATGTATGCTTGTATGTGCATCTGTTAATCACGAAAGTCATAATCTTACAAAAAGTTCAATAAAGATAAAAACAAGAGGTGGGCTACAAAGTAAATTTGCAGCTACAATTTGTGTTGCTTGCAAAGAACCTGCATGTGCTGAGGCTTGTCCTACAAAAGCACTTGAAAAAAGACCAGGTGGTGGAGTAAAACTTATTAGAGAAAGATGCATTGCCTGTGAAAAGTGTGTGTCTGCGTGCATTGTTGGGTCAATTCATATGGATAATGACCAACATATACCAATTATTTGTAAACATTGTGGAGCTTGTGTTAGAATGTGTCCGCATGAATGTTTAAGTATGGAAGAGGTGAAGGAATAG
- a CDS encoding DNA-directed RNA polymerase subunit alpha translates to MIDIQKPNIRCEELSLDQKYGRYVIEPLERGYGTTIGNALRRTLLSSLPGAAVTSVKIDGVLHEFSTIPGVLEDVTEIILNLKGLAIKMSSPGPKTIYIEAQGECEVKAKDIKADADIEICNPEHHIATLNSDARLFMEITICQGKGYVPADRNKQANQSIGVIPIDSIYTPITKVNYRVENTRVGQVTDYDKLIIEIWTNGTIRPDEALSSGSKILIDYLALFTDLSNIPTETEVVVKQEQPKRNKLLDMTIEELELSVRSYNCLKRAGINTVEDLVNKTEEEMMKVRNLGKKSLEEVIQKLESLGLGLKKAEE, encoded by the coding sequence TTGATAGATATTCAAAAGCCAAATATAAGATGTGAGGAGTTAAGCTTAGATCAAAAATATGGTCGTTATGTAATTGAGCCCTTAGAAAGAGGTTATGGCACAACAATAGGTAATGCATTAAGAAGAACACTTCTTTCATCATTACCTGGTGCTGCTGTAACATCTGTAAAAATTGATGGAGTGTTACATGAATTTTCAACAATTCCTGGAGTATTAGAGGATGTTACTGAAATAATACTAAATCTTAAAGGATTAGCTATAAAAATGTCTTCTCCAGGGCCAAAAACAATCTATATAGAAGCACAGGGAGAATGTGAAGTAAAGGCAAAAGATATAAAAGCTGATGCTGATATAGAGATTTGTAATCCCGAACATCATATTGCAACTTTAAATTCTGATGCTAGATTATTTATGGAAATAACAATATGCCAAGGTAAAGGGTATGTACCAGCTGACAGAAACAAACAAGCAAATCAATCTATTGGTGTGATACCTATTGACTCTATATATACTCCAATAACAAAAGTTAATTATAGAGTTGAAAATACCCGTGTTGGTCAAGTAACTGATTATGACAAGCTTATAATTGAAATTTGGACAAATGGAACAATAAGACCTGATGAGGCTTTATCAAGTGGTTCAAAGATATTAATAGATTATCTTGCCTTGTTTACTGATTTATCAAATATTCCAACAGAAACAGAAGTTGTTGTAAAACAAGAACAACCAAAGAGGAACAAGCTATTAGATATGACAATAGAAGAATTAGAACTTTCAGTAAGATCATATAACTGTTTAAAAAGAGCAGGAATAAATACTGTTGAAGATTTGGTAAACAAAACAGAAGAAGAAATGATGAAGGTAAGAAATTTAGGCAAGAAATCACTTGAAGAAGTAATTCAAAAGCTTGAAAGTCTGGGTTTAGGTCTTAAAAAAGCTGAGGAGTAA